The Cololabis saira isolate AMF1-May2022 chromosome 20, fColSai1.1, whole genome shotgun sequence genome includes a window with the following:
- the vangl2 gene encoding vang-like protein 2, with amino-acid sequence MDNESTYSGYSFKSSHSRSSRKHRERRDRHRSKSRDVTIRGDKSVVVQAPGEPLLDAESNIAEDRDDNWGETTTVVTGTSVDSISNEDLTRINKDLEDSLPLDCRRYISPVLGAILGLLSLITPLAFLALPQLLWRDTLEPCGTPCEGHYISLAFKLLILLFSTWALFLRPPRTTLPRFFVLRCLLLALVFLFVASYWLFYGVRVLDPRETDYRGIVGYAASLVDALLFIQYLALVLLEVRHLQPAFCLKVVRTTDGVSRFYNVGHLSIQRAATWLLDCYYSDFPVYNPALLNLPKSILTKRMSSFKVYNLEEDNGTNHSTGQSRAMIATSARRRDNSHNDYYYEEAEIERRVRKRRARLVVAVEEAFTHIKRHQDSDTAVSSPKHPREVMDPREAAQAIFAPMARAMQKYLRVTRQQSYHSMESIISHLQFCITHNMTPKAFLERYLTPGPTLQYLDNNRGRQWTLLSEEPVTASLRQGQVFCLRRLDFALVVTVTPLPFLRLGEKFIDPKSHKFVMKLQSETSV; translated from the exons ATGGACAACGAGTCGACATACTCAGGTTATTCCTTCAAGTCATCTCACTCACGTAGTTCCCGCAAACACAG AGAGAGAAGGGACAGGCATCGCTCTAAGAGTCGAGATGTCACCATTCGTGGAGACAAATCTGTGGTCGTGCAGGCTCCAGGGGAACCACTACTGGATGCAGAGTCCAACATAGCTGAAGACAGG GATGACAACTGGGGTGAGACAACCACAGTGGTCACCGGCACCTCTGTAGATAGTATCTCCAATGAAGACCTAACACGGATCAACAAGGACTTGGAGGACTCTTTGCCTCTCGACTGCCGCCGTTACATCAGTCCGGTGCTGGGTGCCATTTTGGGGCTCCTCTCACTGATTACTCCTCTGGCCTTTCTGGCCCTCCCACAGCTTCTGTGGCGGGACACCCTGGAACCTTGTGGAACCCCATGTGAGGGTCATTACATTTCTCTGGCCTTCAAGCTCCTGATCCTCCTCTTCTCCACCTGGGCACTGTTTCTCCGGCCACCCCGAACCACTCTGCCTCGCTTTTTTGTCCTCCGCTGTCTGCTGCTTGCGTTAGTCTTCCTCTTTGTGGCATCATATTGGCTCTTCTATGGAGTACGGGTGCTGGACCCCAGAGAGACAGACTACAGGGGCATTGTGGGATATGCAGCATCTTTGGTGGATGCGCTGCTGTTCATTCAGTACCTGGCCCTGGTGCTGTTAGAGGTCAGACACCTGCAGCCTGCTTTCTGCCTGAAGGTTGTTCGGACCACAGATGGCGTCAGCCGCTTCTATAACGTGGGGCATCTCAG TATTCAGCGTGCAGCAACGTGGCTCCTGGACTGCTACTACAGTGACTTTCCGGTCTACAACCCTGCCCTGCTTAACCTACCCAAGTCCATCCTCACAAAGCGGATGTCGTCTTTTAAAGTTTACAACTTGGAGGAAG ATAACGGCACCAACCACTCTACAGGGCAGTCCAGAGCGATGATCGCAACCTCTGCTCGAAGAAGGGACAACTCCCACAACGATTACTACTATGAGGAGGCAGAGATAGAGCGGAGGGTTCGCAAACGCAGAGCTCG ACTGGTGGTGGCTGTAGAAGAAGCCTTCACCCACATCAAACGGCACCAGGACAGCGACACAGCTGTATCCTCACCCAAGCACCCACGGGAGGTGATGGACCCGAGAGAAGCCGCTCAAGCAATCTTTGCCCCCATGGCACGGGCCATGCAGAAGTATCTCCGTGTGACCAGACAGCAGTCCTACCACAGCATGGAGAGCATCATCAGCCATCTGCAGTTCTGCATTACACACAACATGACCCCCAAG GCTTTCCTGGAGCGTTACCTCACCCCAGGTCCCACCCTCCAGTACCTGGACAACAACAGAGGGCGCCAGTGGACACTACTGAGCGAGGAGCCAGTGACAGCTTCCCTGCGTCAAGGCCAGGTCTTCTGCCTGAGACGCCTTGATTTTGCGCTGGTTGTCACAGTAACGCCCCTTCCCTTCCTGCGCCTGGGTGAAAAGTTCATTGATCCCAAAAGCCACAAGTTTGTCATGAAGCTTCAGTCAGAGACATCTGTGTAA